A window of Anaerosoma tenue contains these coding sequences:
- the rsmG gene encoding 16S rRNA (guanine(527)-N(7))-methyltransferase RsmG — translation MFHVKHSNDTAPLTIHRVRSMLVAAGIGVSDLQVEALTRHGNSVLLANNTINLTAVIEPEDFVRLHIIDSLLPLGMVEKALGAALDMGTGAGYPGIPWAIGGVSMVLCEATKKKAALLEQWAQEIPVKAEVVSMRAEEYAQVARGRFDTVVARAVSALPSLLELSSPLLRVGGRLVAMKGNPSVDEIAHAEHAAGVLGMSATGMMEYALPGGGEKRTLCVYEKVEEPSIRLPRRSGLAQRRPFGG, via the coding sequence ATGTTCCACGTGAAACACTCTAACGACACAGCACCGCTTACGATCCACCGGGTGCGCTCGATGCTCGTGGCGGCTGGCATCGGCGTAAGCGACCTCCAGGTCGAAGCGCTTACTCGGCACGGCAACAGCGTGCTCCTTGCAAACAACACGATCAACTTGACTGCCGTGATCGAGCCAGAGGACTTCGTCAGGCTGCACATCATCGACTCCCTTCTCCCGCTCGGAATGGTCGAAAAGGCGCTTGGCGCGGCACTCGATATGGGCACAGGGGCTGGCTATCCGGGGATTCCCTGGGCCATTGGCGGCGTGAGCATGGTACTGTGCGAGGCCACTAAGAAGAAGGCTGCGCTCTTGGAGCAGTGGGCGCAGGAGATCCCTGTGAAGGCCGAAGTGGTGTCAATGAGGGCGGAGGAGTACGCACAAGTTGCTCGCGGCCGCTTTGACACCGTGGTGGCGCGCGCGGTGAGCGCGCTGCCGTCGCTGCTCGAGCTCTCCTCACCTCTATTGCGCGTCGGTGGCCGGTTGGTCGCCATGAAGGGGAACCCATCAGTGGATGAGATCGCTCATGCTGAGCATGCGGCAGGAGTTCTCGGAATGTCGGCCACGGGGATGATGGAGTACGCACTGCCTGGAGGTGGCGAGAAGCGTACGTTGTGCGTTTACGAAAAGGTTGAAGAGCCGAGCATCAGGCTGCCACGAAGATCGGGTCTGGCTCAGCGTCGGCCGTTTGGCGGTTAG
- a CDS encoding YtxH domain-containing protein: MRPDRLTYFVIGIFVGAAAGILAGLMFAPARGDETRRRLAEEASRLAETARIVAERAESAVENVGSRMDHYLGRDEEVAWRKVQEIRDGVQRYSRTVMSS, translated from the coding sequence GTGAGACCCGATAGACTGACATATTTTGTCATAGGCATCTTCGTCGGAGCCGCTGCAGGCATCCTGGCGGGCCTGATGTTCGCGCCGGCACGCGGTGACGAGACCCGCCGACGGCTCGCGGAAGAGGCGAGCCGCCTCGCCGAGACCGCCAGGATCGTGGCGGAGCGGGCAGAGTCCGCCGTGGAGAACGTCGGCTCTCGCATGGACCACTATCTCGGTCGCGACGAAGAGGTCGCGTGGCGGAAGGTCCAAGAGATCAGGGATGGAGTGCAGCGCTACTCGCGCACCGTGATGTCGTCCTGA
- a CDS encoding ParB/RepB/Spo0J family partition protein has protein sequence MSKRGLGKGLSALIPGAGQEVGGEVLELSISEVLPNPEQPRTDINEDQINELADSIKKVGVLQPILVRAHGAGYQIIAGERRWRAAQAAGLERVPVRVMAISDTEALALALIENLQRSDLNPVEEARGYRRLIAEYGMTQAELADRVSKSRSAVTNTLRLLDLPEDIQEQLYQGRLSAGHARAILSIPDDDRRHTLARKCVDEGLSVREAESLAKLLAAGASISAPRPVTPKSYKIVARKLRRLLSTNVRVRQTAKKGKIEIDFHDEGDLERIMRLLTEGETTTREGGV, from the coding sequence GTGTCTAAGCGCGGTCTAGGGAAGGGACTGTCCGCCTTGATCCCAGGGGCCGGCCAGGAGGTCGGCGGAGAGGTCCTGGAACTCTCAATCAGCGAGGTGCTGCCCAATCCGGAGCAACCACGCACCGATATCAATGAGGACCAGATCAACGAACTCGCGGACTCCATCAAGAAGGTTGGGGTTCTACAGCCCATACTGGTGCGCGCTCACGGAGCTGGATACCAGATAATCGCAGGTGAGCGACGCTGGAGGGCTGCACAGGCGGCGGGACTCGAGCGGGTCCCTGTCCGGGTCATGGCGATCAGTGACACCGAGGCTCTGGCCCTCGCCCTTATCGAGAATCTGCAGCGCTCTGACCTCAACCCGGTTGAAGAGGCGCGAGGCTATCGTCGCCTCATCGCAGAGTACGGTATGACCCAGGCGGAGCTGGCTGATCGCGTCTCGAAGTCCCGATCGGCGGTGACGAACACACTCAGGTTGCTCGACCTGCCCGAGGACATCCAGGAGCAGTTGTACCAAGGGCGGCTCAGTGCTGGCCACGCCCGCGCGATTTTGTCGATACCGGACGACGACAGACGTCATACCCTCGCACGCAAGTGCGTGGACGAGGGACTGTCAGTCCGAGAAGCCGAGAGCCTTGCGAAACTGCTCGCGGCTGGAGCGAGCATCTCCGCACCCAGGCCGGTGACGCCGAAGTCGTACAAGATCGTCGCGCGCAAACTGAGACGACTCCTTTCAACGAACGTTCGCGTGCGGCAGACTGCGAAGAAGGGCAAGATAGAGATCGACTTCCACGACGAGGGCGACCTCGAGAGGATCATGCGGCTGCTCACGGAAGGCGAGACCACTACACGAGAGGGAGGTGTGTGA
- a CDS encoding PD-(D/E)XK nuclease family protein codes for MHLVEGVIQRAAAGNATQHGGGDDPTHPGSHILASVLAYFESLETAGLIERGQAHSSLTKHLADVGLPDMIAVNRFTDLTVAQEAFLVAASGRCDVAVSLTYDPAVPATEAAAGLVSRLSGTATVQHVVSERARSEPAELIAIERSYGGVLPSPVEARGAVIVSEAWGEMAEASRMVREIQDARAAGIPLESIAVVFRDPAPHIRMLRLALAEAAIAAEWDVQVPFERTGFGKAVLALLQVGSSVADRVTWMDLMRSPYSPAPAAVLDGLDAYARSSRIREDEAGRVLTERAVGEAARFIREVSDACRSLTEEGSEQRWHAMAMGMLGRAHPRGFALMVDGILDCAAARVLGDAVAGLRTATGRNGLAAALARALRGSPVSISSTGADSHVQVAAAERIRGRRFRCVILGGLTAAEFPRPGGDASFGALGAAEILASAGIDTSSGRDTHQERLLFYQVVTRASERLVLSRQSHDAAGRPVQASLFIDEVLDLYRDGTTDGEGHSLVPTRVLGLDEAAAEDSSPFTGRRAARRALLAGGSTAVAVPDARPGEEGSVLDEALREELSGREVFSVTDIETYLQCPYRWFVERVIRPEELDAEIDASTSGGLAHAILSETYDRFIEMTGQPRLSVDAMPVALEIHASVSAGLLDQIGPKTAAEAAELQRTVRRTARLLEADVTLLPGMAPTHREWSFGVVEDDEPESFDGFSLRGRIDRIDLNDSHLVVTDYKRGGIGPEHGAGRLLGEGLVQLPLYAAVASRRLGRSIAGAVYRSIAGTAPRGFVTATIAGPPFVKTDILDATAVDNLVSQTIEKARQAVEGIRSCSIPADPASGRCAPFCGARAFCPGWKRGGGGSR; via the coding sequence ATGCATCTGGTCGAGGGCGTCATCCAGCGCGCGGCCGCAGGGAACGCCACGCAGCACGGTGGCGGTGACGACCCTACGCATCCCGGCTCGCACATCCTTGCATCTGTCCTCGCATACTTCGAATCACTGGAGACTGCGGGGCTCATCGAGCGCGGACAAGCCCACTCATCCCTCACGAAGCATCTGGCGGATGTCGGGTTGCCCGACATGATCGCAGTCAACAGATTCACCGACCTCACGGTTGCACAAGAGGCGTTCCTGGTGGCTGCATCCGGGCGGTGCGATGTAGCGGTCTCGCTCACCTATGATCCGGCGGTGCCAGCCACAGAGGCCGCCGCTGGGCTCGTGTCACGCTTGTCCGGAACGGCAACGGTCCAGCATGTCGTCTCTGAGCGGGCAAGGAGCGAGCCTGCAGAACTAATAGCGATAGAGCGGTCATACGGTGGCGTTCTCCCATCGCCAGTCGAGGCCCGCGGCGCCGTGATCGTCTCGGAGGCCTGGGGGGAGATGGCCGAAGCCTCCCGGATGGTCCGCGAGATCCAGGACGCCCGAGCGGCAGGTATACCGCTCGAAAGCATAGCCGTGGTGTTCCGTGATCCGGCACCACATATCAGGATGTTGCGCCTTGCGTTGGCCGAAGCAGCGATAGCGGCGGAATGGGACGTCCAGGTGCCATTCGAACGCACCGGCTTCGGCAAGGCGGTGCTCGCGCTGCTGCAGGTAGGTTCCTCGGTAGCCGACCGCGTCACGTGGATGGACCTCATGCGCTCTCCGTACAGCCCTGCGCCGGCCGCTGTGCTGGATGGACTGGATGCGTACGCCAGATCGAGCCGCATCAGGGAGGACGAGGCTGGACGCGTACTGACTGAGCGTGCGGTCGGGGAAGCGGCCCGCTTCATCAGGGAGGTCAGCGACGCCTGCAGGAGTCTGACCGAGGAGGGTTCGGAGCAGCGATGGCACGCGATGGCTATGGGGATGCTGGGCAGGGCGCACCCTCGCGGGTTCGCGCTGATGGTGGACGGTATTCTGGACTGCGCCGCGGCGCGCGTCCTGGGCGACGCGGTCGCGGGTCTGCGGACCGCGACAGGGCGGAACGGCCTTGCGGCGGCACTTGCCCGGGCACTCCGGGGAAGCCCGGTATCGATCAGCAGCACAGGTGCCGACTCGCACGTCCAGGTCGCTGCCGCGGAGCGGATCCGTGGCCGCCGGTTCAGGTGCGTCATCCTTGGAGGCTTGACAGCCGCTGAGTTCCCCCGACCGGGGGGCGACGCGTCGTTCGGCGCCCTAGGCGCTGCCGAGATCCTTGCGAGCGCAGGGATCGACACGTCATCCGGGCGGGATACGCATCAAGAGCGGCTTCTCTTCTACCAGGTCGTGACGCGTGCGTCGGAGCGCCTCGTCCTCAGTAGGCAGTCGCACGATGCCGCCGGGCGCCCCGTGCAAGCATCCCTCTTCATCGATGAGGTTCTCGATCTCTACCGGGACGGAACCACCGACGGCGAGGGCCACAGTCTCGTTCCGACGCGCGTTCTCGGGCTGGACGAGGCTGCGGCAGAGGACTCGTCGCCTTTCACGGGCAGGCGTGCGGCTCGCCGTGCGCTCCTGGCTGGAGGGTCCACCGCTGTCGCGGTACCCGATGCGCGCCCCGGAGAAGAGGGTTCTGTGCTTGACGAGGCTCTGCGAGAGGAGCTCTCCGGACGTGAGGTGTTCTCGGTGACGGACATCGAGACCTACCTCCAGTGCCCGTACCGCTGGTTCGTAGAACGCGTCATAAGACCTGAGGAGCTCGATGCAGAGATAGACGCGTCCACCTCAGGCGGGCTCGCACACGCGATCTTGTCCGAGACATATGACAGGTTCATCGAGATGACGGGGCAACCTCGACTCTCGGTCGACGCCATGCCCGTTGCACTCGAGATCCACGCCTCGGTCTCTGCCGGACTACTGGACCAGATCGGCCCGAAGACCGCCGCCGAAGCTGCTGAGCTGCAGCGTACTGTACGTCGCACTGCCCGGCTTCTCGAGGCGGACGTGACGTTGCTGCCCGGGATGGCTCCAACCCATCGCGAGTGGAGCTTCGGTGTGGTCGAGGATGATGAGCCTGAGTCGTTCGATGGTTTCAGCCTGAGGGGGCGCATCGACCGCATCGACCTGAACGACAGCCACCTGGTCGTGACCGACTACAAGCGAGGGGGCATCGGCCCCGAACACGGCGCAGGGAGGCTTCTTGGCGAAGGACTCGTGCAGTTGCCGCTGTACGCGGCCGTCGCCTCTCGGCGTCTTGGACGTTCCATTGCGGGAGCGGTCTATCGGTCCATCGCGGGTACGGCTCCGCGCGGGTTCGTCACCGCGACCATTGCGGGTCCACCGTTCGTGAAGACGGACATTCTGGACGCGACCGCCGTCGATAACCTCGTGTCTCAGACGATTGAAAAGGCCCGGCAGGCAGTGGAGGGCATACGGTCGTGCTCGATCCCGGCGGATCCCGCCAGCGGTCGCTGCGCTCCCTTCTGTGGAGCCCGAGCCTTCTGTCCCGGCTGGAAACGAGGTGGCGGTGGATCTCGATAA
- the rlmN gene encoding 23S rRNA (adenine(2503)-C(2))-methyltransferase RlmN, which yields MGEPTMRNVASLDAAGIETLIADLGEPGYRARQLTSWLYGRTAPSFDAMTDLPARLRARLADEWTLTLPSATDIRHSSDGTRKYLWQLADGVLVESVGIPSDGRLTVCFSTQAGCVMGCTFCATGRGGFVRNLLPGEIVWQVALVGSDFGHRVTNAVAMGQGEPFNNYEATLGALRLMNLPDGLGIGARHLTVSTCGVVPGIDRFAREQEQFTLAVSLHSAVQETRDGIMPGARRWPLPRLRQALIHYGDSTGRRPTLEFAVIAGRNDSPQEISALIAFARGWMCHINLIPVNPVEGSGAERPDPARVAEIAGLLQAAGIETSVRIERGTDIEAACGQLTQKHRAQDD from the coding sequence TTGGGTGAGCCGACCATGCGCAACGTTGCGTCGCTCGACGCAGCCGGGATCGAGACGCTGATCGCCGACCTGGGCGAACCGGGTTACCGGGCGCGGCAACTCACGTCGTGGCTCTACGGTCGAACGGCGCCCTCGTTCGATGCGATGACCGATCTCCCCGCTCGACTTCGTGCCCGCCTCGCAGATGAGTGGACGCTCACGCTTCCGAGTGCGACCGACATCAGACACTCGTCGGACGGCACACGCAAGTACCTGTGGCAACTCGCCGACGGTGTACTCGTGGAAAGCGTGGGCATACCGTCTGACGGCAGGCTGACGGTCTGCTTCAGTACGCAGGCCGGCTGTGTGATGGGGTGCACGTTCTGCGCGACCGGCAGGGGCGGGTTCGTCCGCAACCTCCTCCCGGGAGAGATCGTCTGGCAGGTGGCGCTCGTGGGCAGCGACTTCGGTCATCGAGTGACGAATGCGGTCGCCATGGGGCAGGGGGAGCCGTTCAACAACTACGAGGCGACACTTGGGGCACTCCGGCTGATGAACCTGCCCGATGGCCTCGGCATCGGCGCCCGACATCTCACCGTCTCCACCTGCGGCGTGGTTCCGGGGATCGATAGGTTCGCACGTGAGCAGGAGCAGTTCACCCTGGCGGTCTCACTGCACTCCGCCGTGCAGGAGACGCGTGACGGGATCATGCCGGGCGCGCGACGCTGGCCGCTACCGCGATTGCGCCAGGCGCTCATCCACTATGGTGATTCAACCGGACGACGTCCGACATTGGAGTTCGCCGTCATCGCGGGACGCAACGATTCTCCACAGGAGATCTCCGCGCTCATCGCATTCGCCCGCGGGTGGATGTGTCACATCAACCTCATACCGGTGAATCCGGTCGAGGGCAGCGGCGCGGAGCGGCCCGACCCGGCACGCGTGGCCGAGATCGCGGGGCTTCTCCAGGCTGCTGGTATCGAGACCTCAGTCCGGATCGAGCGGGGCACCGATATAGAGGCCGCCTGCGGTCAGCTCACGCAGAAGCATCGCGCGCAGGACGACTGA
- a CDS encoding ParA family protein, with protein sequence MVLAVVNQKGGVGKSTTAVNLAATLATEGQKILLVDLDPQGNATSGYGLDKNQREQCVYDALLGDIELERLIEPVEVEGVFVVPSTIQLAGAEIELVSAFSRETKLKQVLNPVMGDFDFVIVDCPPSLGLLTINALTAADGVLIPVQCEYYALEGLTKLLETVRLVKTQLNPALEIFGVVMTMYDRRTRLSQQVVDEVRDFFGDRVFDTLIPRSVRLSEAPSFGQPVTLYDPSGRGTEAYQLLAKEVISRV encoded by the coding sequence ATGGTGCTGGCGGTGGTCAATCAGAAGGGCGGAGTGGGCAAGAGCACTACGGCGGTGAATCTGGCGGCCACCCTTGCGACCGAAGGGCAGAAGATCCTTCTGGTGGACCTCGATCCACAAGGGAACGCGACTTCTGGCTACGGCCTGGACAAGAATCAGCGCGAACAGTGCGTCTACGACGCTTTGCTCGGGGATATCGAGCTCGAGCGCCTCATCGAGCCGGTGGAGGTCGAAGGGGTGTTCGTGGTCCCCTCGACGATCCAACTGGCCGGCGCTGAGATCGAGTTGGTGTCCGCGTTCAGCCGTGAGACGAAGCTGAAGCAGGTTCTGAATCCAGTAATGGGCGACTTCGACTTCGTGATAGTCGACTGCCCCCCCTCACTGGGGTTGCTCACCATCAACGCTCTGACCGCCGCTGATGGAGTGCTCATACCGGTGCAGTGTGAGTACTATGCCCTGGAAGGCCTGACGAAACTTCTCGAAACGGTACGTCTGGTCAAAACCCAGCTGAATCCCGCACTGGAGATATTCGGTGTGGTCATGACGATGTACGACCGCAGGACCCGCCTATCACAGCAGGTCGTCGATGAGGTCCGAGACTTCTTCGGTGATCGCGTCTTCGACACTCTGATCCCGCGGAGCGTACGTCTGTCTGAAGCCCCGAGCTTCGGACAGCCCGTCACCCTGTACGACCCGAGTGGTCGTGGCACCGAGGCCTACCAGCTACTGGCGAAGGAAGTGATCTCCCGTGTCTAA
- a CDS encoding ferritin family protein gives MESYRCKGCGYFHIGPAPEQCPVCGAPRSFFVEYEGPGDLGGSKTLENLKAAFAGESQANRRYTLFMRIAELEGLDAAREAFERALTEETAHALGHLAYMGAYGSTRENLSVAAEGEDQETTEMYPGFAETAEEEGYPQIAQYFRALGGYERQHRDAFRKVLDDLG, from the coding sequence ATGGAGAGCTACCGATGCAAGGGATGCGGATACTTCCACATCGGCCCGGCGCCCGAGCAGTGCCCGGTGTGCGGGGCGCCGCGTTCGTTCTTCGTGGAATACGAGGGGCCTGGCGACCTCGGCGGGTCGAAGACGCTCGAGAACCTCAAGGCGGCGTTCGCCGGTGAATCGCAGGCCAACCGACGCTATACGCTGTTCATGCGGATCGCCGAGCTCGAGGGACTCGATGCCGCCCGGGAGGCGTTCGAGCGCGCTCTGACCGAGGAAACGGCGCACGCCCTGGGACACCTGGCGTACATGGGAGCGTATGGTTCCACCAGGGAGAACCTCTCCGTCGCCGCGGAGGGCGAGGATCAGGAGACCACCGAGATGTACCCGGGGTTCGCCGAGACAGCCGAGGAGGAGGGCTATCCGCAGATCGCCCAGTACTTCAGGGCTCTGGGCGGCTACGAGCGGCAGCATCGCGACGCGTTCCGGAAGGTGCTCGACGACCTTGGGTGA
- a CDS encoding UvrD-helicase domain-containing protein, with amino-acid sequence MDLDNRQARAVQAGPGDLFIAAGAGSGKTRVLTARFIAAVLGEHPYTPARPDSVLTVTFTEKAAGELSERVRRGLVDAGCAAEARAISDAWISTIHGMCSRILRSHALDAGIDPRFGVLDQAEASMMMSRVLDETLGSVMSVESDAADLVEAYSYPVVFQALQSLRSDIAAAGLGADDLLTMHAREARTVLEECASRAQRLADGFASIRQTKTTESNAAAARSLSGALLAWVAGPRTSEAALGPEIERISFRHARTIDGHEELVDAAKDLLETILMATAQIEVAGHEQALLTLLKRYSAAYALEKRSLGVLDFEDLQTMTAHLLETRPDIAAVYRSRFVMLMVDEFQDTNALQLKVIDGVSDENLCTVGDENQSIYSFRHADVAVFRARAERVSERVELDINYRIAPPLLHGLNELFRRPALLGQSYMVLRPPPDAVARDPWPEGIGRFTVTYVDTADGPLDPIPAEAVAVADRVSGYRAAGIPSGDIAVLMGALSRGRAAAVESELTARGIPAVLAAGGTWFERPEVMQARALLKVIDNVRDDQALLVVLAGPMTRLRPASLCAIRSHALQGVHRMEGSREGGRLWDALPAVLDDLPATERIALSRTIAAIEKARRMQGVRPLCETVLEPLLDLEFDLLLFGEGRSGARRWANMMKLVQMADEFESSSSGGLGAFLRYLDQREEYSTGEQEATLDDESGAVRIMSIHAAKGLEFPVVIVSSLSGDAGAPPICTARVDGSYLLGMSAPGDSGRRPTLAWEKVTSALAEVRDAERVRLFYVACTRAREGLSIVCRTRSDRAAGDSISGILRGVFGMAEGGTLRSAEVPLGDGAVIDVEVVRPEESATDRETRPASPAGGARADTRGAEGPLGTHQADATTDPVKPARGASVPPACAPVPPVSYTSLSAYERCPYHYYLTRVVRLEPPPRPGATAALDVGSALHAVLQNAGDEHDLARLVDRAGAAAQLDDASIRAVDSAARAFLGSPLAARVRDARRVLREAPFLVPLSCTELVGAMDLVAWGGRHALVVDYKTGGSELAEGEARERYRLQAACYSLAALHAGVSEGEVVFAELDRGRTITFGFSSGDEEELRRGIEDLVAGIAAARYEPLTAYRSGLCDACPGFGGLCPVSRPARDASA; translated from the coding sequence GTGGATCTCGATAACCGTCAGGCACGCGCGGTCCAGGCCGGTCCAGGTGATCTGTTCATCGCGGCCGGAGCCGGGTCCGGCAAGACGAGGGTGCTCACCGCCCGATTCATCGCGGCGGTTCTCGGCGAGCATCCGTACACGCCCGCGCGGCCCGACTCGGTCCTTACGGTGACGTTCACGGAGAAGGCTGCAGGCGAGCTCAGCGAGCGAGTGAGACGGGGGCTTGTCGACGCTGGGTGCGCTGCCGAGGCCCGAGCGATCTCGGATGCGTGGATATCCACGATACATGGCATGTGCTCCCGTATCCTCAGGAGCCACGCCCTCGATGCCGGTATCGATCCGCGGTTCGGAGTGCTGGATCAGGCCGAGGCATCGATGATGATGAGCAGGGTGCTCGATGAGACTCTCGGCTCCGTGATGTCAGTGGAGTCCGACGCCGCCGATCTCGTTGAGGCGTATTCGTACCCCGTGGTGTTCCAGGCACTCCAGTCGCTCAGGTCCGACATCGCAGCCGCAGGGCTGGGCGCTGATGACCTGCTCACCATGCACGCGCGTGAGGCCCGAACGGTGCTGGAGGAGTGCGCATCACGCGCGCAGCGTCTTGCCGATGGATTCGCGTCGATCAGGCAGACGAAGACGACCGAGTCCAATGCCGCAGCCGCCCGGAGCCTCTCCGGAGCGCTTTTGGCATGGGTGGCCGGCCCGAGGACATCGGAGGCCGCACTCGGCCCGGAGATCGAGCGGATATCTTTCAGGCACGCACGGACGATCGACGGTCACGAGGAACTCGTAGACGCCGCAAAGGACCTGCTGGAGACCATACTCATGGCGACCGCGCAGATCGAGGTGGCCGGTCACGAGCAAGCGCTGCTGACCTTGCTGAAGCGTTACTCTGCGGCGTACGCGCTCGAGAAGCGCAGCCTCGGCGTGCTGGATTTCGAGGATCTCCAGACGATGACGGCGCACCTTCTCGAGACCCGCCCGGATATCGCGGCCGTCTACAGATCCCGTTTCGTCATGCTCATGGTGGACGAGTTCCAGGACACCAACGCCTTGCAGTTGAAGGTGATCGACGGTGTCTCCGATGAGAACCTCTGCACGGTGGGGGACGAGAATCAATCGATATACTCGTTCCGCCACGCGGACGTGGCGGTCTTCCGCGCCCGCGCGGAGCGCGTGTCCGAGCGGGTGGAGCTCGACATCAACTACCGGATAGCCCCGCCGCTACTGCACGGACTGAACGAGTTGTTCCGGCGCCCGGCGCTTCTCGGCCAGAGCTATATGGTCCTTCGGCCACCGCCGGACGCGGTGGCCCGCGATCCCTGGCCTGAGGGCATCGGTCGCTTCACGGTCACCTATGTCGACACGGCCGACGGCCCGCTCGACCCGATCCCCGCAGAGGCCGTCGCGGTGGCTGATCGCGTCAGCGGCTATAGGGCCGCCGGCATTCCGAGCGGCGATATCGCGGTCTTGATGGGGGCCTTGAGCCGGGGCAGGGCTGCCGCGGTCGAGTCGGAGTTGACTGCACGGGGCATACCCGCCGTGCTTGCGGCAGGCGGTACATGGTTCGAACGTCCTGAGGTGATGCAGGCGCGGGCCCTGCTGAAGGTGATCGACAACGTACGTGACGACCAGGCGCTGCTCGTGGTGCTTGCCGGACCCATGACGCGCTTGCGGCCCGCTTCGTTGTGCGCGATACGGTCGCATGCCCTACAGGGCGTCCACCGGATGGAGGGCTCACGAGAGGGTGGTCGCCTTTGGGACGCGCTGCCGGCCGTGCTCGACGATCTTCCGGCGACTGAGAGGATCGCCCTGTCCCGCACGATCGCGGCGATCGAGAAAGCCCGTAGGATGCAGGGCGTGAGGCCGTTGTGCGAAACGGTGCTGGAGCCGCTGCTGGACCTCGAGTTCGACCTCCTGCTGTTCGGAGAGGGGAGGAGCGGCGCTCGACGGTGGGCGAACATGATGAAGCTCGTCCAGATGGCCGACGAGTTCGAGTCGTCATCTTCGGGGGGCCTGGGGGCGTTCCTGCGCTATCTCGATCAGCGTGAGGAGTACTCCACGGGCGAGCAGGAGGCCACGCTCGACGACGAGAGTGGAGCCGTCCGCATCATGAGCATCCACGCGGCCAAGGGATTGGAGTTCCCGGTCGTGATCGTGAGCTCGCTCTCGGGCGACGCGGGGGCCCCGCCCATCTGCACGGCTCGCGTCGACGGCAGCTACCTGCTCGGGATGTCGGCGCCCGGAGACTCAGGCAGGCGACCGACGCTCGCATGGGAGAAGGTCACCTCCGCACTCGCTGAGGTTCGGGATGCTGAGCGAGTGCGCCTGTTCTACGTCGCATGCACACGCGCTCGCGAGGGGCTCTCGATCGTGTGCCGTACCCGCTCGGACAGGGCAGCAGGAGACTCCATCTCGGGCATCCTGCGCGGGGTCTTCGGAATGGCCGAGGGCGGGACCCTGCGGTCCGCTGAGGTACCGCTCGGCGACGGTGCGGTCATCGATGTCGAGGTCGTGCGGCCGGAGGAGTCCGCGACCGACCGCGAAACGCGCCCCGCCTCGCCCGCCGGCGGGGCCCGGGCAGACACCCGTGGCGCCGAAGGTCCGCTCGGAACGCATCAGGCAGACGCGACGACAGATCCGGTGAAGCCCGCAAGGGGTGCGAGTGTTCCACCAGCCTGCGCCCCGGTCCCACCGGTCTCGTACACGTCCCTGTCGGCGTATGAGAGATGTCCATACCACTACTACCTCACGCGTGTCGTTCGGCTCGAACCTCCTCCGCGGCCCGGGGCCACCGCCGCCCTCGATGTCGGGAGCGCGCTGCACGCCGTCTTGCAGAACGCGGGCGACGAGCATGATCTCGCACGGCTCGTCGATCGCGCCGGAGCCGCGGCGCAGCTCGACGACGCGTCCATACGCGCCGTCGACTCTGCGGCGCGAGCGTTCCTTGGATCCCCTTTGGCGGCCCGCGTCCGGGACGCCCGACGTGTCCTCCGGGAGGCGCCGTTCCTCGTGCCGCTGTCATGTACCGAGCTCGTAGGGGCGATGGACCTCGTCGCGTGGGGCGGCAGGCACGCGCTGGTGGTCGACTACAAGACCGGAGGTTCGGAGCTTGCCGAGGGCGAGGCGCGCGAAAGGTATCGTCTCCAGGCCGCGTGCTACTCCCTGGCGGCGCTGCACGCAGGCGTTTCGGAGGGAGAGGTCGTGTTCGCCGAGCTCGACCGGGGTCGCACGATCACGTTCGGGTTCTCGTCCGGTGACGAGGAGGAGTTGCGCAGGGGCATAGAGGACCTTGTGGCAGGCATCGCAGCGGCGCGCTACGAACCGCTCACCGCGTACCGGTCAGGTCTGTGCGATGCGTGCCCTGGTTTCGGCGGGCTCTGCCCGGTCAGTCGTCCTGCGCGCGATGCTTCTGCGTGA